The following coding sequences are from one Pseudomonas mendocina window:
- a CDS encoding aldehyde dehydrogenase family protein — translation MTRRYDNYIGGQWVAGNDYALNINPSDLSDVVGEYAKADAAQVGLAIEAARAAFPAWSTSGIQARSDALDKVGSEILARRQELGELLAREEGKTLAEAIGEVTRAGNIFKFFAGECLRLSGEIIPSVRPGVSVEITREPLGVVGLITPWNFPIAIPSWKIAPALAHGNCVVFKPADLVPGSAWAIAEIISRAGFPAGVFNLVMGTGREVGETLVGDKRVDGISFTGSVGVGRTIAANCIARGAKVQLEMGGKNPQIILDDADLDVAVELAVQSSFYSTGQRCTASSRLIVTDGIHDRFVAAMVERMRSIRVGHALKAGTDIGPVVSQAQLDQDLRYIEIGKQEGAELVSGGALVTCDTEGYFLAPTLFAGSTGDMRISREEIFGPVANVVRVADYEAALAMANDTEFGLSAGICTTSLKYANHFKRHAQAGMVMVNLPTAGVDYHVPFGGRKGSSYGPREQGRYAQEFYTTVKTTYIG, via the coding sequence CGGCGTTATGACAATTACATCGGTGGCCAATGGGTTGCTGGCAACGACTACGCGCTCAACATCAATCCATCGGATCTGAGCGATGTGGTCGGTGAATATGCCAAGGCCGATGCTGCCCAGGTCGGGCTGGCTATCGAGGCGGCCCGCGCGGCTTTCCCGGCCTGGTCTACCTCCGGCATCCAGGCGCGCAGCGATGCGCTGGACAAGGTCGGCAGCGAGATTCTCGCGCGCCGCCAGGAACTCGGTGAACTGCTCGCTCGTGAAGAAGGCAAGACCCTGGCCGAAGCCATCGGTGAGGTGACTCGCGCCGGTAATATCTTCAAGTTCTTCGCCGGTGAGTGCCTGCGCCTGAGCGGTGAGATCATTCCGTCGGTACGCCCTGGGGTATCGGTCGAGATCACCCGCGAGCCGCTGGGTGTGGTTGGCCTGATCACGCCGTGGAATTTCCCCATAGCCATTCCCTCCTGGAAGATCGCTCCGGCCCTGGCCCACGGTAACTGCGTGGTGTTCAAACCGGCCGATCTGGTGCCGGGCAGCGCCTGGGCCATCGCCGAGATAATCTCGCGTGCGGGTTTCCCGGCCGGCGTGTTCAACTTGGTGATGGGTACCGGCCGTGAGGTCGGCGAAACCCTCGTCGGCGACAAGCGCGTCGACGGCATCAGCTTCACCGGTTCGGTTGGCGTCGGTCGAACCATCGCCGCCAACTGCATTGCCCGTGGTGCCAAGGTGCAGTTGGAGATGGGCGGCAAGAATCCACAGATCATCCTCGACGACGCCGACCTTGACGTCGCCGTGGAGCTGGCGGTGCAAAGCTCTTTCTACTCCACTGGCCAGCGTTGTACGGCGTCCAGCCGGCTGATCGTCACCGATGGCATCCATGACCGTTTCGTCGCGGCCATGGTCGAGCGTATGCGCTCGATCCGCGTCGGCCATGCGCTCAAGGCTGGCACCGATATCGGTCCGGTGGTGTCGCAGGCTCAGCTGGATCAGGATCTGCGCTACATCGAGATCGGCAAGCAGGAAGGCGCCGAGCTGGTATCCGGCGGCGCGCTGGTGACCTGTGATACCGAAGGCTATTTCCTCGCGCCGACGCTGTTCGCCGGTAGCACCGGCGACATGCGCATCAGCCGTGAGGAAATCTTCGGCCCGGTGGCCAACGTGGTTCGAGTGGCCGACTACGAGGCGGCGCTGGCCATGGCCAACGACACCGAGTTCGGTCTTTCCGCCGGTATCTGCACCACCTCGCTGAAGTACGCCAACCACTTCAAGCGTCATGCCCAGGCTGGCATGGTCATGGTCAACCTGCCCACTGCCGGTGTGGATTACCACGTGCCGTTCGGTGGCCGCAAAGGTTCGTCCTATGGCCCGCGCGAGCAAGGGCGCTACGCCCAGGAGTTCTACACCACGGTGAAGACCACCTACATCGGTTGA